The genomic stretch TGCCGCGTGGGGCGTACCCTTGTGTTCGAGAAAAACCCCTGACGATTCATGACCCTCGAACAAAACGTGCTCGCGGTGATCATGGGAGGTGGACGCGGCTCGCGTCTGTATCCCTTGACGAAGGAACGCTGCAAACCGGCTGTGCCCCTCGCCGGAAAATACCGGTTGGTCGACATCCCGATCAGCAATTGTCTGAACTCCGGCATAAACCGCATTTTTCTGCTCACGCAGTTCAACACGGCTTCGCTGCACCGGCACATTCAGAGTTCCTATCGCTTCGATCCGTTTTCGGGCGGCAACGTCGAGATCCTCTCCGCCGAGCAGACGGAGAAGGGCGACAACTGGTATCAAGGCACCGCGGACGCCGTCCGACAAAACCTGCACCATTTCGCCGACCACAAACACGACATCGTGTTGATTCTCTCCGGCGACCAACTCTACCGGATGGATTTCCGAAAGATCCTGGAGCAGCACGTGGCGACGAAAGCACACGTCACGATCGCCGCGCTTCCCGTTCCCAAGAGCCAAGTCGAGGGGCTCGGGGTGATGCGCGTCAACGACGACCTGTCGATCGCCGAGTTTGCGGAAAAGCCCAAGGATCCAGCAGTCATCGACCGTCTGGTTCTCTCCGAGGAAGTGCAGTCGAAACTGAAGTTCGCCACCTCCGGCGAGCACTGCCTCGCATCGATGGGTATCTACGTGTTCAACCGCCGTTCGTTGGTGGAGGCGTTGAACAACAACATGACCGATTTCGGCAAGGAAGTCATTCCGAGCCTCCTCGGGCGGGCACGGCTGTTCTCCTACATTTTCGAAGGCTACTGGGAGGACATCGGAACGGTGCGCGCCTTCTTCGAAGCAAATCTTCAGCTCACCGATCTGGTTCCTCCCTTCAACTTTTTCACCGCCGGAGCCCCCGTCTACACGCACGCCCGCTACCTGCCCGCTTCGAAGATCAATCGTTGTACGTTCGACCACGTCATCATCGGCGACGGTTCGATCATCACCGAGGCTCACTTGAAACGATGCGTCGTGGGCATTCGCTCGGTCGTACGGGAGGGGTGCCGGCTGGAGAACGTCGTCATCATGGGCGCGGACGACTACGAAAACGAGCGGGACATCCGCGCCAACGCGGAGAACGGAGTGCCGAACGTCGGAGTCGGCCACAACACGGTCGTCAAGGACGCCATCATCGACAAAGGGGCGCGCATCGGGAGCAACGTCGTGCTCGACCCTGCGGGCAAACCTTCCGACTGGGAAGGACACGGTGTCTACATCCGCGATGGAGTCTTGGTCGTCCCGAAGAATGCGATCATCCCCAACAACACAGTGATCTGAAAACCGAGGAGGTGTCGTCGTGAAAAGAATCCTCGTCTGCACGGATGGTTCCGCCTACGCGCAAGTCTGCTGTCAATATGCAGGCTGGCTGGCCGGGAGAACGGGTGCGGAGGTGGAAGTATTGTACGTGACCGATCTACGGCAGTTCGAAGTGCCGTTGATCGCGGACCTGAGCGGAAGCCTCGGGATCCAGCCCTACCAGGCGATTCTCGGGCAACTACAGGAACTGGAAGAGAAGAAGGCGGCGTTGATCTTGGAGAACGCGACCAAGACCGTGCGCGACGCCGGAGCCGCGGGAGAAGTCTCGTCCGTGCACAAGACGGGGCTGCTCGTGGATTGCCTCACCGACCACGAGGCCGGGGCCGACGTCGTCCTACTAGGCAAACGTGGTGAGAACGCGAACTTCGCCACCGAGCATCTCGGCTCGACGATGGAACGTGTGGTGCGAGCGAGCAGTCGGCCATGCCTGGTCACCTCGCGGGCCTTCAAGCCGGTGACGCGGTTGCTCGTCGCTTACGACGGTGGACCGAGTGGAACCAAGGCGCTGGACTTCCTGTGTGCTTCGTCTGCGTTTCGCGGACTGGAGACACACGTGGTCGTCGTTGCCGGAGCGATGGATGCCGATACCTCGTTGCGTCACTTGCGTGAGGCCGAGACCAAGCTCTCCGCGGCCGGAATCAAGCCCGTGTGTCAAATGCTGCACGGTACGGCGGAGGATCAGATCTCCTCCTACGTGGTGGCCAACGACGTGAACCTACTCTTGATGGGAGCGTACGGCCACAGTCGGATCCGCTACTTGGTGATCGGCAGTACGACCACGGAGATGATCCGCACGTGTCGTATCCCCGTGCTGCTCTTCCGTTGAGGTCGGCTCCGTCTCGGGCAAGCTTCACCGCGACGGCTTTCGTCTCGCGGCCCTTTGCGTCGCCGATACTGCGAGCGCGATTCCCGCGACGAGAAGGCCCAGCGACAACCACGCACCCCGATTGAGGCCGAGAACGGGTTCGATCCCCGGGTCGTTTTGGCGGAAGAATTCGCCGACGATGCGCACGATCGCGTAGCCCGCGAGAAACTCTCCGGCGAGACGCCCGGGTTGCGTCCGGACGACGTCGGTGCGCCAGATACGCCACTGCGAGTAGAGTAACAACACGAGTCCCTCCAGCGCCGCGGCGTAGAGCTGAGACGGATGCCGAGGTTCGATCAAGATCGCCGGCGTGCCGGGAGGAGCGCTCGTGGTGAAAATCACGGCCCACGGAACGTCGGTGACCTTGCCCCAAAGCTCGCCGTTGAGGAAGTTGGCTATCCGTCCGAAGAGGATCCCGGGAGGAGCGAGGGTGCAGACGACGTCCCCGACCGCGAGGAAAGGTAGACGTGCCCGCCGTGACGCCCACCAAACGCCGGCGAGTACCCCGAGGAAGCCTCCGTGGCTCGCCATCCCACCGTCCCAGACGCGGAAGAACGCCAGCGGATCCCGCACGAGGTCACCTGGTGCGTAGAAGAGAAACGAGCCGAGTCGTCCTCCCACCAAGGTGCCGACGATGATCCAGAAAAGCAGATCGGATTGGGCAGCCGGCGGGACCGGCGAACGCCCCCGCTTCCAGTAGAGGTGCAACAAGACCGCCGCGACGACGAATCCCAGCACGTAGGCGAGCCCGTAGTAGCGAATGCCGATCGTCTCGCTGAACCGTAGGAGGAAGGGGTGGGGCTCGTGGACGTAGTATTCGGGCTGCATGCGAGGGCGAAGGCGCTACGGGAATCCGTCGGCACGGACGTTGCACCGTGGGCTTGCCAGTCACGACCGCTTTCGGTGCATGTCGGAATCCGGGCTCAGCGTCTCTGTGGGTCCGCGGGTGTCGACGCCGGACTCCACGACGCTCCGCGCAACCGCCTCGAACGGGCCAGCTCACGCATGTCGACCGCCACGTCGTCCTTTTCGAAGATCTCTTTGCCGAGGATGTGCTCCATGATGTCTTCCATCGTGATCACTCCGGCGACGGAGC from Opitutales bacterium ASA1 encodes the following:
- a CDS encoding glucose-1-phosphate adenylyltransferase — its product is MTLEQNVLAVIMGGGRGSRLYPLTKERCKPAVPLAGKYRLVDIPISNCLNSGINRIFLLTQFNTASLHRHIQSSYRFDPFSGGNVEILSAEQTEKGDNWYQGTADAVRQNLHHFADHKHDIVLILSGDQLYRMDFRKILEQHVATKAHVTIAALPVPKSQVEGLGVMRVNDDLSIAEFAEKPKDPAVIDRLVLSEEVQSKLKFATSGEHCLASMGIYVFNRRSLVEALNNNMTDFGKEVIPSLLGRARLFSYIFEGYWEDIGTVRAFFEANLQLTDLVPPFNFFTAGAPVYTHARYLPASKINRCTFDHVIIGDGSIITEAHLKRCVVGIRSVVREGCRLENVVIMGADDYENERDIRANAENGVPNVGVGHNTVVKDAIIDKGARIGSNVVLDPAGKPSDWEGHGVYIRDGVLVVPKNAIIPNNTVI
- a CDS encoding universal stress protein, with product MKRILVCTDGSAYAQVCCQYAGWLAGRTGAEVEVLYVTDLRQFEVPLIADLSGSLGIQPYQAILGQLQELEEKKAALILENATKTVRDAGAAGEVSSVHKTGLLVDCLTDHEAGADVVLLGKRGENANFATEHLGSTMERVVRASSRPCLVTSRAFKPVTRLLVAYDGGPSGTKALDFLCASSAFRGLETHVVVVAGAMDADTSLRHLREAETKLSAAGIKPVCQMLHGTAEDQISSYVVANDVNLLLMGAYGHSRIRYLVIGSTTTEMIRTCRIPVLLFR
- the lgt gene encoding prolipoprotein diacylglyceryl transferase translates to MQPEYYVHEPHPFLLRFSETIGIRYYGLAYVLGFVVAAVLLHLYWKRGRSPVPPAAQSDLLFWIIVGTLVGGRLGSFLFYAPGDLVRDPLAFFRVWDGGMASHGGFLGVLAGVWWASRRARLPFLAVGDVVCTLAPPGILFGRIANFLNGELWGKVTDVPWAVIFTTSAPPGTPAILIEPRHPSQLYAAALEGLVLLLYSQWRIWRTDVVRTQPGRLAGEFLAGYAIVRIVGEFFRQNDPGIEPVLGLNRGAWLSLGLLVAGIALAVSATQRAARRKPSR